In one window of Massilibacterium senegalense DNA:
- a CDS encoding polyprenyl synthetase family protein produces the protein MAHLSFKEYLHEKRNIIEQALPTYFEHKMIPIPLKESMCYSLQAGGKRLRPVLVLAMLDAFQKEPLIGLDVACAIEMVHTYSLIHDDLPAMDDDQLRRNLPTNHVKFGEATAILAGDGLLTFSFQVIAESKNIAPEMKVQLIQQFAKAAGPEGMVAGQIVDMEAEKRQVSLEELTYIHTHKTGDLLAFSIESGALLAGASEQQMKYIHQYARSLGLAFQIKDDILDVEGDEVTLGKHVGSDDEQEKSTYPKLLTLQGAKQTLYEYIEEAKQSIQKAKIHDQYLLNLADYVMTRNS, from the coding sequence GTGGCGCATCTTTCTTTTAAAGAATATTTACACGAAAAAAGAAACATCATTGAACAAGCATTGCCGACATATTTTGAACATAAAATGATTCCAATACCATTAAAAGAATCGATGTGTTATTCGTTACAAGCAGGTGGAAAGAGATTACGACCTGTTCTTGTTTTAGCGATGTTAGATGCGTTTCAAAAAGAACCTTTGATTGGTCTTGATGTTGCTTGTGCCATTGAAATGGTCCATACGTATTCCTTAATTCATGATGATTTACCAGCAATGGACGATGATCAGCTTCGCCGTAATCTGCCTACTAATCATGTGAAGTTTGGGGAAGCAACGGCGATTTTAGCAGGGGATGGGTTATTAACTTTTAGTTTTCAAGTGATTGCGGAAAGTAAAAACATTGCACCTGAAATGAAAGTACAACTTATTCAACAATTTGCTAAAGCAGCGGGTCCTGAAGGAATGGTTGCAGGTCAAATAGTCGATATGGAAGCGGAAAAAAGACAAGTGTCTCTAGAAGAGTTAACATATATCCATACTCATAAAACGGGAGATTTATTAGCTTTTAGTATTGAATCTGGAGCGTTATTAGCAGGTGCATCGGAACAACAAATGAAATATATTCACCAATATGCAAGAAGTCTTGGACTTGCATTTCAAATTAAAGACGACATTTTGGATGTGGAAGGGGACGAAGTAACGCTTGGAAAACATGTCGGAAGCGATGATGAACAAGAAAAAAGTACGTATCCGAAGTTGCTCACGTTACAAGGAGCAAAACAAACCTTGTATGAATATATCGAAGAAGCAAAACAAAGCATCCAAAAAGCAAAGATTCATGATCAATATTTGTTGAATCTTGCAGATTATGTGATGACACGTAATTCGTAA
- the xseA gene encoding exodeoxyribonuclease VII large subunit: MIASVTAVTKYIKRQFDENVHLQEVWMKGEISNFKWHSRGHMYLSLKDEGAKMNAVMFQGNNRHLTFHPEDGMKVIVRGKISVYEATGQYQFYIQEMQLDGIGNLYLAYEQLKEKLEKEGLFDTNVKKSIPLYPKHIAVITSPTGAVIRDIFTTVKRRYPLCKLTLIPVMVQGIYAKDSIAEGIEKANALGYFDTIIVGRGGGSIEELWAFNEEKVARAIFSSTIPVISAVGHETDYTISDFVADLRAPTPTAAAEMAVPHVRDLLEKTIDRTARLRLAMRKKLVDERKRYEQIKSSYAFRYPQQLIEQKEQSLDRLYTDLGRAMNYFVERKQTMVHSYKQQVEQYHPQTQIERMKEKINHQNEALVNAANVNITKNMHAYDTLLNKLQLLSPLNIMSRGYSLSYTAGKNVIRSVNQVNTNDYVTVKVSDGALQCQVLQVEKKEEVH, encoded by the coding sequence ATGATTGCTTCTGTAACAGCGGTAACAAAGTACATCAAACGTCAATTCGATGAAAATGTTCATTTACAAGAAGTATGGATGAAAGGTGAAATTTCAAATTTTAAATGGCATTCTCGTGGACATATGTATTTGTCTTTAAAAGACGAAGGAGCAAAAATGAATGCAGTCATGTTCCAAGGAAATAATCGCCATTTAACGTTTCATCCAGAAGACGGAATGAAGGTAATCGTTCGAGGGAAAATTTCCGTGTATGAAGCAACTGGCCAATATCAATTTTATATCCAAGAAATGCAACTCGACGGGATAGGAAATTTATATTTAGCATATGAGCAATTAAAAGAAAAGTTAGAAAAAGAAGGATTGTTCGATACGAATGTCAAGAAAAGCATTCCACTTTATCCGAAACATATTGCGGTTATTACTTCTCCAACAGGAGCGGTGATTCGCGATATCTTCACTACGGTAAAACGGCGATATCCATTGTGTAAGTTAACGTTAATTCCAGTGATGGTTCAAGGGATTTACGCAAAAGATTCCATTGCTGAAGGAATTGAAAAAGCGAATGCATTAGGATATTTTGATACGATAATCGTTGGACGTGGCGGTGGTTCGATTGAAGAATTATGGGCATTTAATGAAGAAAAAGTGGCACGTGCCATTTTTTCTTCTACTATCCCAGTTATTTCTGCAGTGGGACACGAAACAGATTATACGATTAGTGATTTTGTTGCAGATTTACGTGCCCCTACACCAACAGCGGCAGCAGAAATGGCTGTACCGCACGTACGAGATTTGTTAGAAAAAACAATCGACCGAACCGCTCGTTTACGTTTAGCGATGCGTAAAAAACTGGTCGATGAAAGAAAAAGATACGAACAAATAAAATCGTCGTATGCATTCCGCTATCCACAACAATTAATAGAACAAAAAGAACAAAGCCTAGATCGGCTTTACACAGATTTAGGGCGTGCCATGAACTATTTTGTAGAACGGAAACAAACAATGGTACATTCATATAAACAACAGGTCGAACAATATCATCCGCAAACACAAATTGAACGGATGAAAGAAAAAATCAATCATCAAAACGAAGCATTAGTAAATGCGGCAAATGTAAACATTACAAAAAATATGCATGCGTATGATACACTTTTGAACAAATTACAATTATTAAGTCCACTCAACATTATGAGTCGCGGTTATAGTCTTTCGTATACAGCAGGAAAGAACGTTATTCGTTCCGTAAATCAAGTAAACACAAATGATTATGTCACTGTAAAAGTATCAGATGGTGCATTACAATGTCAGGTGTTACAAGTAGAGAAAAAGGAGGAAGTCCATTGA
- a CDS encoding exodeoxyribonuclease VII small subunit — protein MTTEKEQQVSFEEAMQELEQIVAKLEAGDVPLEQAIQLFQDGMKWSKFCHDKLQTVEKQMDEILKEDGTTEPFSIQEEE, from the coding sequence TTGACAACAGAAAAAGAACAACAAGTATCGTTTGAAGAAGCAATGCAGGAATTAGAACAAATTGTTGCTAAACTTGAAGCTGGTGATGTTCCGTTAGAACAAGCCATTCAGCTTTTTCAAGATGGCATGAAGTGGTCGAAGTTTTGTCATGATAAATTACAAACGGTAGAAAAACAAATGGACGAAATTTTAAAAGAGGATGGTACAACAGAACCGTTTTCTATCCAGGAGGAAGAATAA
- a CDS encoding TlyA family RNA methyltransferase → MKKVRIDEWLVQQGYFPTTDKAKRAIMAGIVFADDMRVDTAGTKVADTVSIKVKGKTLPYVGRGGLKLEKALRVFPVTVQHKVMIDIGASTGGFTDCALQNGAKLVYAVDVGYNQLAWKLRQDERVVVLERTNFRYMTAAQLEKGLPQFATVDVSFISLQLILPVLKTMLFPNSDCILLIKPQFEAAREEVGEKGIVRDKTVHVRVIESFIQFAKQEGYTVCDISYSPITGGDGNIEFLAHVKWQANEQVDHEIDVLSLVNTAHEHLRKT, encoded by the coding sequence ATGAAAAAAGTAAGAATTGATGAATGGCTTGTGCAACAAGGCTACTTTCCAACCACAGATAAAGCAAAACGAGCAATTATGGCTGGGATTGTTTTTGCAGATGACATGAGGGTGGATACAGCTGGAACGAAAGTAGCGGACACTGTTTCGATTAAAGTAAAAGGAAAAACGCTTCCTTATGTCGGACGGGGCGGTTTAAAATTAGAAAAGGCATTACGTGTTTTCCCAGTCACTGTTCAACATAAAGTGATGATTGATATTGGTGCTTCAACGGGTGGTTTTACGGATTGTGCGCTTCAAAATGGAGCAAAATTAGTATATGCAGTAGATGTCGGATATAATCAATTGGCATGGAAATTACGCCAAGATGAACGAGTAGTCGTGTTAGAGCGGACCAATTTTCGCTACATGACTGCTGCACAACTTGAAAAAGGCTTGCCGCAATTTGCAACGGTAGATGTTTCTTTTATTTCCTTACAGTTAATCTTACCGGTATTAAAAACAATGCTTTTTCCGAATAGTGACTGTATTTTATTAATAAAGCCACAATTTGAAGCTGCACGGGAAGAGGTTGGCGAAAAAGGAATTGTCCGTGATAAAACTGTGCACGTTCGTGTTATTGAATCCTTTATCCAATTTGCAAAACAAGAAGGGTATACGGTTTGTGACATTTCTTATTCTCCGATTACGGGTGGAGATGGAAATATTGAATTTTTGGCACATGTGAAATGGCAAGCAAATGAGCAAGTAGATCATGAAATAGACGTCCTATCGTTAGTAAATACTGCGCACGAACATTTAAGAAAGACATAG
- the recN gene encoding DNA repair protein RecN — protein sequence MLLELSIKNFAIIHQLTLSFEKGMTVLTGETGAGKSIIIDAIGLLAGGRGSFEYVRYGAKKAEIEGLFFVQEEHRALQICKQYGIDAEENTIILRRDISDSGKSICRINGKMVTIAILREVGQSLIDIHGQHEHQDLMQPERHLFLLDEYAKDILSGALEEYRQLFERYQKLTRRLMQLNENEQQVAQRIDLLQYQLEEIKKADLVPNEDEALFHEKSRLANYEKIFEGIHDAYNALYGDNRGLDWLSHAMSQLESISTMDEKFQQWYEQISNHYFIVEELTYTLRNELDTLEFDPNRLNVIESRLNEVNQLKRKYGESVAKILEYAAKIEDELDTLLHREEHVSRAQEECQEVAQDLILEAKNLTERRQQAAQQLIEDITQELKDLYMDKTRFDIRFEKVEATTKDPVIDGEHVHFTRNGIDRCEFLLSTNPGEPLKELAKVASGGELSRIMLALKSILSKNQGTTSIIFDEVDTGVSGRVAQSIAEKMYQLANGSQVLCITHLPQVAAMSDVHLYISKQEEKGRTKTKVQPLVEDEKIKEIGRMISGVEMTELTKQHAKELLDLANEFKKKTK from the coding sequence ATGTTGCTTGAATTATCGATTAAAAATTTTGCTATTATTCATCAATTAACATTATCGTTTGAAAAAGGAATGACCGTATTAACCGGGGAAACGGGAGCTGGAAAATCGATTATTATTGATGCGATTGGTCTTTTAGCCGGCGGACGTGGTTCTTTTGAATACGTTCGATACGGGGCGAAAAAAGCAGAAATTGAAGGATTATTTTTTGTTCAAGAGGAACATAGAGCTTTGCAAATTTGTAAACAGTACGGAATTGACGCAGAAGAAAATACCATTATTTTACGACGAGATATTTCCGATTCCGGAAAAAGTATTTGTCGTATTAATGGAAAAATGGTAACGATTGCGATATTACGTGAAGTAGGTCAATCGTTAATTGACATACATGGGCAACATGAGCATCAAGATTTGATGCAACCAGAACGTCATTTGTTTTTGCTTGATGAATATGCAAAAGACATCTTATCTGGAGCATTAGAAGAATATCGACAGTTGTTTGAACGGTATCAAAAATTAACCCGTCGTTTAATGCAATTAAATGAAAATGAACAACAAGTTGCCCAAAGAATTGATTTATTACAATATCAATTAGAAGAAATTAAAAAAGCAGACTTAGTTCCAAATGAAGATGAAGCATTATTTCACGAAAAGTCACGGTTAGCCAATTATGAAAAAATCTTTGAAGGAATCCACGATGCGTATAATGCGTTATATGGAGATAATCGAGGATTAGATTGGTTATCACACGCAATGAGTCAGTTAGAATCAATCAGTACAATGGATGAAAAATTTCAACAGTGGTATGAACAAATTTCCAATCATTATTTTATCGTTGAAGAGTTAACCTATACATTACGGAATGAATTAGATACGTTAGAATTTGATCCGAATCGTTTAAATGTCATCGAAAGTCGTTTAAATGAAGTAAATCAATTAAAACGAAAATACGGGGAAAGTGTTGCGAAAATCTTAGAGTATGCAGCAAAAATTGAAGATGAACTTGATACATTACTTCACCGAGAAGAACATGTAAGTCGTGCCCAAGAAGAATGCCAAGAAGTGGCACAAGATTTAATTTTAGAAGCTAAAAATCTAACAGAACGTAGACAACAAGCAGCCCAACAACTAATAGAAGACATTACGCAAGAATTAAAAGATTTATATATGGATAAAACGCGTTTTGATATTCGTTTTGAAAAAGTAGAAGCGACAACGAAAGATCCAGTGATTGATGGCGAGCATGTACATTTTACCCGCAATGGTATTGATCGGTGTGAATTTCTGCTTTCTACAAACCCAGGGGAACCTTTAAAAGAATTGGCAAAAGTTGCCTCTGGTGGAGAATTATCGAGAATTATGTTAGCATTAAAATCTATTTTATCGAAAAATCAAGGGACGACATCAATTATTTTTGATGAAGTCGATACAGGTGTAAGTGGGCGTGTCGCTCAATCGATTGCCGAAAAAATGTACCAATTAGCCAACGGTTCGCAAGTGCTATGTATTACTCATTTACCACAAGTAGCTGCTATGAGTGATGTTCATCTTTATATTTCGAAACAAGAAGAGAAGGGGCGGACGAAAACGAAAGTCCAACCGTTAGTAGAAGACGAAAAAATAAAAGAAATTGGTCGGATGATCTCCGGAGTAGAAATGACCGAACTAACGAAACAACATGCGAAAGAATTACTTGATTTAGCGAATGAATTTAAAAAGAAAACCAAATAA
- the ahrC gene encoding transcriptional regulator AhrC/ArgR, with protein sequence MNKGQRHIKIREIISNFDIETQDELVARLKEAGYNVTQATVSRDIKELHLVKVPMIDGRYKYSLPSDQRFNPLQKLKRALMDAFVHIDQAKNLLVMKTLPGNANAIGALIDNLDWDEVLGTICGDDTILIICREEETTEAVCQRFLNML encoded by the coding sequence ATGAATAAAGGACAGCGACATATTAAAATTAGAGAGATTATATCCAATTTTGATATTGAAACACAGGATGAGCTAGTAGCACGATTAAAGGAAGCAGGGTATAACGTTACACAAGCAACGGTTTCTAGAGATATAAAAGAACTGCATTTAGTCAAGGTACCGATGATTGATGGACGGTATAAATACAGTTTACCTAGTGATCAACGATTTAATCCATTACAAAAATTAAAACGCGCATTAATGGATGCATTTGTACATATTGACCAAGCAAAAAATTTACTTGTCATGAAAACATTGCCTGGTAATGCCAATGCGATTGGCGCATTGATTGATAATTTAGATTGGGATGAAGTGTTAGGTACGATTTGTGGAGATGATACGATTTTAATTATTTGTCGAGAAGAGGAAACAACAGAAGCGGTTTGTCAACGGTTTTTAAACATGCTATAA
- the dxs gene encoding 1-deoxy-D-xylulose-5-phosphate synthase: protein MDLEKINSPSFLKELNQEQLTNLAVDIRKFLIEKLSVTGGHLGPNLGVVELTIMLHKLFNSPKDKLIWDVGHQAYVHKILTGRASGFDQLRQYKGLCGFPKRNESEHDIWETGHSSTSLSAAMGMAVARDLKKTDESIVAIIGDGALTGGMALEALNHIGHEQRDLIVVLNDNEMSIAPNVGALHNVLGRLRTAGKYQKAKEELESILRKIPAFGGKIADAAERVKDSLKYLLVSGMFFEDLGFTYLGPVDGHSFEELQASLSYAKKTKGPVLVHVITKKGKGYEPAENDEVGTWHGLGPYKIESGEVVKKPGPKGYSAVFGETLVKIAKEDPRIVAITAAMPGGTGLDIFQEACPDRMVDVGIAEQHATTLAGGLATQGMKPVFAVYSTFLQRAYDQVVHDICRQNLNVVFGIDRAGLVGADGETHQGVFDLSYLRHIPNMVIAMGKDENELQHLLYTALQYNDGPIAVRYPRGNGLGIPMDDTLKEIPIGTWEVLEDGSDIAILTFGTMISLALEAREQLMEQGISARVINARFIKPLDSKMLRQLVSENIPLLTVEEHALEGGFGSAVLEFLEEENSPSTIIERIGIPDRFIEHGSIPELYEEIGLTVTEIKKRVQQMVPSKEQRA from the coding sequence ATGGATCTCGAAAAAATTAACAGTCCGTCGTTTTTAAAAGAATTAAATCAAGAACAATTGACGAATCTTGCTGTTGATATACGTAAATTTTTAATTGAAAAATTGTCGGTTACTGGCGGCCATTTAGGTCCGAATTTAGGGGTAGTAGAATTAACGATAATGCTCCATAAATTATTTAATAGCCCGAAAGATAAATTAATTTGGGACGTAGGGCATCAAGCGTATGTACACAAAATTTTAACAGGACGTGCTAGTGGATTTGACCAATTACGCCAATACAAAGGGCTTTGTGGTTTCCCAAAACGTAATGAAAGTGAACATGATATCTGGGAGACGGGGCACAGTTCTACTTCTTTATCTGCTGCGATGGGAATGGCTGTTGCAAGAGATTTGAAAAAAACAGATGAATCCATTGTTGCCATTATCGGTGACGGGGCTTTAACTGGAGGCATGGCGCTTGAGGCGTTAAATCATATTGGACATGAACAACGAGATTTAATTGTTGTGTTAAATGATAATGAAATGTCAATTGCCCCGAATGTTGGAGCTCTTCATAATGTATTAGGCCGATTACGAACAGCTGGTAAATACCAAAAAGCCAAAGAAGAATTAGAATCTATTTTACGGAAAATACCGGCCTTTGGCGGAAAAATTGCGGATGCAGCAGAACGCGTGAAAGATAGCTTAAAATATTTACTCGTTTCAGGAATGTTTTTCGAAGATTTAGGTTTTACGTATTTAGGTCCAGTTGATGGGCATAGTTTTGAGGAATTACAAGCCTCTTTAAGTTATGCAAAAAAGACAAAAGGACCGGTATTAGTACATGTAATTACAAAAAAAGGAAAAGGGTACGAACCAGCAGAAAATGATGAAGTCGGAACATGGCACGGATTAGGTCCATATAAGATTGAATCTGGAGAAGTAGTGAAAAAACCTGGTCCAAAGGGATACAGTGCAGTTTTCGGAGAAACATTGGTGAAAATTGCAAAAGAAGACCCGAGAATTGTTGCGATTACAGCTGCTATGCCAGGAGGTACTGGGTTAGACATATTCCAAGAAGCCTGTCCAGATCGCATGGTAGATGTCGGAATTGCCGAACAACATGCGACAACACTTGCGGGTGGACTAGCTACTCAAGGGATGAAACCTGTTTTTGCTGTGTACTCTACGTTTTTACAAAGAGCTTATGATCAAGTTGTCCATGACATTTGTCGTCAAAACTTAAATGTTGTTTTTGGAATTGACCGGGCTGGTCTTGTCGGAGCTGATGGTGAAACACATCAAGGCGTTTTTGACCTTAGTTATTTACGCCATATCCCTAACATGGTAATCGCAATGGGAAAAGATGAAAATGAATTACAGCATTTACTTTACACGGCATTACAATATAATGATGGTCCAATTGCTGTACGTTATCCACGAGGGAATGGATTAGGAATTCCGATGGATGACACATTGAAAGAAATTCCAATCGGGACGTGGGAAGTATTGGAAGATGGTTCAGATATCGCCATTTTAACATTTGGTACGATGATTTCATTAGCATTAGAAGCACGGGAACAGTTAATGGAACAAGGAATTTCTGCACGGGTGATTAATGCTCGTTTTATCAAACCGCTTGATTCTAAAATGTTACGTCAACTTGTTAGTGAAAACATTCCACTATTAACGGTAGAAGAACATGCGTTAGAAGGTGGATTTGGCAGTGCGGTATTAGAATTTTTGGAAGAAGAAAATAGTCCATCTACCATAATAGAGCGAATTGGGATTCCAGATCGATTTATTGAGCATGGAAGTATTCCTGAATTATATGAGGAAATTGGGTTAACCGTCACAGAAATTAAAAAGCGAGTACAACAAATGGTGCCGTCCAAAGAACAGAGGGCGTAA